A window of the Gossypium hirsutum isolate 1008001.06 chromosome A03, Gossypium_hirsutum_v2.1, whole genome shotgun sequence genome harbors these coding sequences:
- the LOC107935029 gene encoding 40S ribosomal protein S16, which yields MAEKAIESVQCFGRKKTAVAVTHCKRGRGLIKINGCPIELVEPEILRFKAVEPILLLGRQRFAGVDMRIRVKGGGHTSQIYAIRQSIAKALVAFYQKFVDEQSKKEIKDILVGYDRTLLVADPRRCEPKKFGGRGARARFQKSYR from the coding sequence ATGGCCGAGAAAGCAATCGAGTCGGTTCAATGCTTCGGCCGGAAGAAGACGGCGGTAGCCGTAACGCACTGCAAGAGGGGCCGTGGTTTGATCAAGATCAATGGTTGTCCCATTGAGCTTGTCGAGCCCGAGATCCTCCGTTTTAAGGCCGTCGAGCCAATCCTTCTCCTCGGCCGTCAGCGTTTCGCCGGCGTTGACATGAGGATCCGAGTCAAAGGTGGAGGTCACACTTCTCAGATCTACGCTATCCGTCAAAGCATCGCTAAAGCCCTTGTCGCTTTTTACCAGAAGTTCGTTGATGAGCAGAGCAAGAAGGAGATTAAGGATATTTTGGTCGGGTACGATAGGACTTTGCTGGTCGCTGATCCCAGGAGGTGCGAGCCTAAGAAGTTTGGTGGAAGAGGTGCCAGGGCAAGGTTCCAGAAGAGTTACCGTTGA